The genomic interval CCCAAGACTACGACATTGCCATCCTCAACGGCAGGGTCATGGACCCCGAGACCAACTTCGATGGCGTGCGCAATGTGGGCATCAAGGATGGCAAAATTGTTGTGATCACTGAAGACGCGATCAAGGGCAAGGAAACCATCGACGCCAAGGATCACGTCGTCGCCCCGGGCTTTATTGAGGGGCACCAGCACGCGACCGACCCCTTCAGTCGCAAGGTGAATTTGCGTGATGGCTTGACCACCCAGATGGATTTCGAAGCAGGTGCCGGCGATATCGCCAAATGGTATGCCGAGGCCGAGGGCAAAACCCAAGCCAACTACGGTATGGTCGTGCTCGCAACGCTTGCTCGTGGATTGGTGCTGGACGGTCCTGAAGTAGTGGCTGGTGCTAATGACATGGGAGGCCTGTTCCCTATGGTGGGTCGCGCCGCCGCAAAGGCCCAGAAAGAAGGGCGCAAGCCAGGCTGGACGGCAACACTGCCCAATAAAGAGCAGATGATCAGGATTATGAGCTATGTCGACGAAGGCCTTCGCCAAGGCGCCTTGGGCGTGGGCATTCCAGTCGGCTATATGACCACGGGCGTGACCCAGTACGAATTGTATAAATACCAAGAGCTGGCATCAAAATACGGTCGTGTTTCGAATGCGCATGTCCGCTTTGCGGGTGTCAGACCTCCCACCCAGGGGCAATTGGGTGTTCAGGAAATGCTGGCCAATGCCATGATTTTGGATGCACCTTTCCTGGCTTCACACCTGAACAGCAACATGGACTGGGAGTACACGATCCCGCTCATCAACGACGCAAGAGAAAAGCGAGGGGCCAAAGTATGGGGCGAGGTTTACCCCTACGCAGCGGGCGGTACCATTGCTTCGACGGATATCCTCACAGAGTCGAGCATGGCTCAAATGAATATAACCTATTCGGACGTCGCCAACCTTGACGGCACGCGTTGGGATAAGGCGATGTATGAGGACGTTCGCAAGAATGATCCGGGCAGAACGATTTTGATTTTCAACAACTCCCCTGAGGACATCGCTAAATGGATGGCTATGCCAGGAGTTGTTGTTGTTTCGGACGGGATGGCGATCCAGGATGCAAAGGGCCAATACTACCCATGGGATTCACCTTATGAAGGCAAGTCAGTTCACCCGCGTTGTGCAGGTACCCGCGCCAAGGTGCTCCGCATGGTGCGTGAAGATAAGAACATGACCCTGATGGAAGCCATTTCCAAGATGAGCTACCTGCACGCTAGGTACTTTGATGAACTGGGCGGCATCAGCCAGATGAAGACCAAGGGAAGGGTGCAAGTGGGTGCCGATGCCGACATCGTCGTCTTCAACCCGGACACGGTAACTGACAACAGCACTTACAAGCCGGGCGAAGGAGCGCTGCCCTCCACCGGTATTCCCTATGTGCTGGTGAACGGCGTCGTGGTGGTGAAAGATTCCGAAGTGCAAAAGGTCTTTCCGGGTAAACCGATCCGTTTTCCGGTATTGGAAAAGGGACGTTTGGACCAGATCAATATCGAACCAAGAATTTTTGTACCGAACCAGTGAGTTCTGCAACCGGAGTCTGTCCCGTAAATGTGAGCCGACGGCGCTAGCCGCGGGCCTTCGACGGAAAACACTACTTGCGGTCTGCCCGAGGCTAGCGCCGACGGCTCAAGAAGCACAGATCAGTACTTGCGGGATAGTGTCTAGTCTGTTGAAGAGCGAGCAACGAAACGACCAATTTTAAAAAGGAAAAACGAAATGAATCAAATAAGAAGAGTCCTAAAACAAGGGCGTAAGCAGTTTAATGTGTTTACCCTTGTTGCGGCATTAACAACAAGCCTTCTCACTGTCTGCTCGGCCTTTGCCCAGGACTACGACCTCGTTCTCAACAACGGCCGGGTCATCGACCCTGAAACGCTGTTCGACGATGTCGCCAATGTCGGTATCAAAGACGGTCGCATTGTCAAGATCAGCAAAGAACCACTCAAAGGTGCCGAGACCGTGGATGCCACCGGCCATATCGTGGCACCGGGCTTTATCGACACCCATTTCCACTTTCAAATGCCGATCGGCTATTCCCTCGGGTTGCGGGACGGGCTGACCAGCAGCATGGATTTCGAGATGGGCTGTGCGGGATCCTATGTCGCTCGCTGGTATGAGGCACGCGCCGGTAAGACCCAGGCCAACTATGGCATTGCGGTCAGCCACGAATTTGCCCGCGCGATGTTCATCGACGGGTCAGACGGCGATTACCTGATAGAGGGTCCCGTAGCCGCTCTGACAACCCGGGCGAAAACGGGCTGGAGCGCGACGCGTCCTACCCTGGAACAGGGCAACGCGATTCTCGAAGAAATTGACAAGGGCCTGCAGGCTGGCGCCGTGGGCGTCGGCAGCACCGTGGGCTACATGAGAGAGGGCGTCTCTTCACGCGAGATGTACGAGGTCCAGAAAGTCGGAGCCCGTTATGGCCGCCCGACCGGCGCTCATACCCGCTACACGCTCGGCACCGACACCACCGAGAACAATGGCGCGCAGGAACTTGTCGCCAACGCCGTGGCGCTGGGCGCCCCGGCGATTGTCCTTCACTTCAACAACGACGGCTGGCGGCTGGCACACGAAATGATCATCAGACTTCAGGAACAGGGCCACAACATTTGGGGTGAAGTCTATCCCTACGCTGCGGGTTCCACCACGATCAATGCTTCGTTCCTGGAGCCTAAAAGCTGGATCGACGTATTTGGCAGGCGCTATGAAGATACCATGTTGGATCCGGTCACGGGTAAGTATTATACCCTGGAGACCTACAAGTCCACCGTCGCATCCGAACCGACCAGACCGATCGTCATCTTCAAGCAGCCCGAAGAAGACCAGGCGAAGTGGCTGACGCTCAAGGGCGTGACCATGGCCAGCGATGCGGTTGCTGCCACGCCGTACGACGCCCCTTGGAATTACCCGATGGAAAAGCTGGGCGGCACCCATCCCCGCACGGCTGGCGCCCGAGGTGCTACGATTCGGCTCGGTCGGGAAAACAACATCCCGATGATGCAGTTGATGTCGATCCTCAGCTACAACGCTGCCAAGCATCTGGGCGATACCGGCCTGAAGTTCATGCAAGAGCGCGGCCGCATTCAGACTGGCATGGTTGCCGATATCGTGGTGTTTGACCCCGAACTCTTCACGGACAATTCAACCTACGAAAAGGGCGCTATCCCTTCGACGGGCATGAAAGCCGTGATCGTCAACGGTCAGGTGGTTGTGCGCGACGATGTGCAGCTTCCGGTTTTTCCTGGTCAGCCGATCCGGTTTGAACCCGAAGACAAACCGCGCTTCGAGCCGATCTCAGTTGAGTCGTGGAATGTCGAATTCTCGACCGGTATGCCTTTGCCATCTGGCTTCACGGGTGCCTTCCCTCAGAAGGTCGAAAAGTGATGATGTCAAGCTCCGTGATTTCGTCAGGGTCTATTTCCCGACCACCCCGTTCGTCGACGGCTACGGCGAATTCAAAGGTGGCGCCTATCAACGTGCCGCAGCCAAGATGCTGGCCGGGGAAGATTGGGATTGCGACTACAGAGAAACAGCAACCAACCGAAAGGAACAGAGAAATGATGACCCAAGAAGATTTTTTCGACAAACAAGCGCAAAAAGCTGGGACAAGAAACCAGCAATCCTCCACAAATGAAACGAATGTGGGGCGCCGTGAGTTTGTCAAGACCGTGGGTGCGGGAGCGATCGCATTGGGCAGTGGACTCGGCGCTGGACTCGGCGCAAACCGCACGTTTGCGCAGGAGGCTTCTTCGTCCACGTACAAACCTGTCACCTCGAACTATATGCAGGTTCACAAAGATCTGGTGATCATCGATGGCACCACCAACCTTAGGGGGCTCGACAAGGATGTCAAATATCTCGATTGGTATAAGGAAGGTCGTGCCACGGCCGTGGTGATGACGATCTCGGCAGCCAACATGGTTGCGGCGTCGAACGTCAGGCACAAGGACGATACGTTGGATGGGCTGGGCTTCATCCATCGGCTTCTGCAGACCAGAGATGACCTGTTGTTGGTGCGGTCGACATCGGACATCGAAAAAGCCAAGTATTCAGGCAAGCTTGCGTTGTTCTTGCAGTTCCAAAACGCCGCGGTCGTGGAGAACAATCTTGACCTTGTCAACATGTACAAGGCTCTCGGGATCCATGTCATGGGGATGGCATACAACCAAAGAAATCAGTTTGCCAACGGGGTCACTGAACCGGTTGACGGGGGATTGAGCGTTTTTGGCGTGAAGTTGATCGAGCGGTTGAACGAGGCGAAGATAATCGTCGACGTCGCGCATACCGGCACCAAAAGCGGGCTCGAGACGGTCTGGCGTTCCAAGTCGCCCGTTGTCCTGTCGCACTCGAATTCCCGGAACTATCGCCCGTCACCTCGCAATGCGCCGGATGAGCTGATCACGGCGGTGGCCAAATCAGGCGGGCTGGTCGGCGCGATCATGTATCCACCCTTCGTTGCCGCGAAACCCTTTCCAACCATGGATGACTACGTTGGCAACATCGATTATCTCGTGCAGCTCGTAGGAATCGACCACGTCGGCATTTCTTCAGACTACACCTATCAAATCTCGATGACCCCGGCGGAGCAAAAAGCAGGTTGGAAGATGTATATCGATTCCGGCGTCTGGACCAAAGAGGCCTATCCGTATGACGTTTTGGCCTATCCACAGGGCATCGAGACTCCCAGGACTCTATTCAATCTTACCGATGCGTTGCTTGGTCGCGGCTACAAGAAAGAGGACATCGCCAAACTTTGGGGTGGCAATTGGTTGCGAGTAATGAAAGCGGTTATCGGGTGATTTATTTAGCATCTGAGCATCCGATTTTGTTTTCTCGCTGGCACCCCCGGCGCCGACATGACGAATGCTCCGGCTTCTAAGCCCAAAGCTGATCAGGATCTAGCCATTGCCAGGAGGTAGCTCTTGGTAAGTCGAAGGCAGATAGGACCTTGTTGGGCACTCAAATTCGATAAACGCAAATACTCAGACGAGCAGTCCCATGAAACGAAACATCGCACTATTGTTTATTGTAATAGCCTCGTCATTTTGTGCGGTTCAACCGTCAGCCGCCCAGGAGAACATGGACACGCGGTTTGAGGAAATTAAGAGCGAAGCTCAGCGACTCATGGACGAGATCAAAGTCCCAGGTATAGCCATTGGGGTCATGCACGATGGTAAGGTCCAAATGGCCGGCCTGGGCATTACCAATGTTGACGATCCTCAGGCTGTCACTGAAGCCACCGTGTTTTATATCGGCTCCATATCGAAGACGTTTACGACCACCGTAGCTCTTAAAATGTCAGAACGCGGAGAGCTCGACCTCGAAGCCCCGGTTCGGAAGTATCTTCCGGAGTTTTCGGTCCTGGATAGCGAGGCTTCAGAAAAGGCGAAGGTGATCGACCTTTTCCAGCACCGGACTGGCTGGCAAGGCGACTACTTCGAGGATCCCAGTTCAGGGGAAGATGCCTTGGAGAAGGCCGTGTGTGCTTTTCGATTCCTGCCGCAACGCACACCTTATGGCGAGGTCTGGGCTTACAACAATAACAACTTCATCATTGCAGGACGCCTCATTCAAGTCGCAGGCCGTGCAAAGTCTTATGAACAAAAAGTTAAGGACGAGTTGTTTCTGCCCCTGGGCATGACGCACAGCTCATTCTTCATGGCGGATCTAATGGCAGAACGCTTTGCCGTTGGCCATGCCGGAGTCTATGACGGGACGTCCGAACCTCAGGTCAGCTTTATGCCGTTTCCGCGCAGCGTCTATCCGGCCGGAGGCATACTCAGTAACGTCAGTGATTTGATGAAGTGGATGCAATTTCAGTTCGACGGTAAGGACAAGGACGGCAGTCAACTGTTGTCACCAAAGTTGCTGGACATGGCGCACAGTCCCCTGGTCGAAGGCGAGCTGAGTGAACACACCGGTGTTACGTGGTTTGTTGAGGATGTCGGCGGTGTGCGAACCGTTTTTCATGCCGGTCGGTCGGCAGGGGCGACCGCCAAGATGCTGTTTGCACCGGACAAGAAATTTGGGATCGTTGTTCTTACGAACAGCGACCGTGGGATTGAGGTGTACGATGCGGTAATCGCACTGGCTCTCAAAAAGTATTTGGATATTGAAAAAATACCCTTGGTTGCAATCGCTGCGGATCGTAGTTCCCTTGAGCCTTTCGAAGGTCTTTGGTTGGGGGATAATGAAGACTACAAAATCTATTTTGACAACGACCAGCTCATGGCTGAACGCTTGTACAAACCAATGGCAGGAGTTCAAATTTATGAGAAACCTCCACCGATTTCGATGAGTAGCGCGGGTGAAGACATGGTCATCATGACAGATGGTGCCTTTCAAGGAACGGTCGGTCAGTTGCGGCGTGACAAGTCTGGAAAGCCGGCGCTGCTTAGCATGCAGCACCGGATCTTCCGTCGCTCCACGGAGGAAAACGATTAACAGCGGGTGAATCAGTTTGCTGCGCTACGCAACTTTTATCAGGCAATAGCACTTGCTGTTGTTAACGCCGTCTTCACTCGAATTAACTTAATAACAATAGGAAAAGAACGATGAAACAAAACATAGCACTATGTGTATTGGTAATGGCCTCGTCGTTACTTGCAGTTCAACCGGCATTAGCTCAAGAAAAAAATATTAAAGATGTTTCTCAGAAGATCGAGAAACTTTCGCAGGGACTGGTTGGCCGCATTGGTGTGGCTGCACAGGAAATTGGCGGCGACCAGGTCATAGCGGTCAATGGGGATGAGACCTTCGCCATGGCCAGCACCTACAAGGTGGCGATCGCCACGACCGTGTTGGATCGCGTGGACAAGGGGGAACTCAGTCTCGATCAACTGGTCGAAGTTCCACCCGACATGTACGTCACCGGCGAAATTGCGCTTGCCGAGACATTCCCGCACCCCGGGATCAAGCTCTCGGTGGCGAACCTGATCGAGGTGATGATCACGGAAAGCGACAACACGGCGACCGACGTCTGCATGGAGCTGGCGGGCGGAGCAGCGGCGGTGACCAAGAACCTGCGCAGGCTCGGGATCACCGAT from Stieleria varia carries:
- a CDS encoding amidohydrolase family protein, translated to MDQTVTTFSKQVKINMHQLRRDFQQGRKLFTAFTLVAVLTTSLLTVSVALSQDYDIAILNGRVMDPETNFDGVRNVGIKDGKIVVITEDAIKGKETIDAKDHVVAPGFIEGHQHATDPFSRKVNLRDGLTTQMDFEAGAGDIAKWYAEAEGKTQANYGMVVLATLARGLVLDGPEVVAGANDMGGLFPMVGRAAAKAQKEGRKPGWTATLPNKEQMIRIMSYVDEGLRQGALGVGIPVGYMTTGVTQYELYKYQELASKYGRVSNAHVRFAGVRPPTQGQLGVQEMLANAMILDAPFLASHLNSNMDWEYTIPLINDAREKRGAKVWGEVYPYAAGGTIASTDILTESSMAQMNITYSDVANLDGTRWDKAMYEDVRKNDPGRTILIFNNSPEDIAKWMAMPGVVVVSDGMAIQDAKGQYYPWDSPYEGKSVHPRCAGTRAKVLRMVREDKNMTLMEAISKMSYLHARYFDELGGISQMKTKGRVQVGADADIVVFNPDTVTDNSTYKPGEGALPSTGIPYVLVNGVVVVKDSEVQKVFPGKPIRFPVLEKGRLDQINIEPRIFVPNQ
- a CDS encoding amidohydrolase family protein, translating into MNQIRRVLKQGRKQFNVFTLVAALTTSLLTVCSAFAQDYDLVLNNGRVIDPETLFDDVANVGIKDGRIVKISKEPLKGAETVDATGHIVAPGFIDTHFHFQMPIGYSLGLRDGLTSSMDFEMGCAGSYVARWYEARAGKTQANYGIAVSHEFARAMFIDGSDGDYLIEGPVAALTTRAKTGWSATRPTLEQGNAILEEIDKGLQAGAVGVGSTVGYMREGVSSREMYEVQKVGARYGRPTGAHTRYTLGTDTTENNGAQELVANAVALGAPAIVLHFNNDGWRLAHEMIIRLQEQGHNIWGEVYPYAAGSTTINASFLEPKSWIDVFGRRYEDTMLDPVTGKYYTLETYKSTVASEPTRPIVIFKQPEEDQAKWLTLKGVTMASDAVAATPYDAPWNYPMEKLGGTHPRTAGARGATIRLGRENNIPMMQLMSILSYNAAKHLGDTGLKFMQERGRIQTGMVADIVVFDPELFTDNSTYEKGAIPSTGMKAVIVNGQVVVRDDVQLPVFPGQPIRFEPEDKPRFEPISVESWNVEFSTGMPLPSGFTGAFPQKVEK
- a CDS encoding serine hydrolase domain-containing protein, which translates into the protein MKRNIALLFIVIASSFCAVQPSAAQENMDTRFEEIKSEAQRLMDEIKVPGIAIGVMHDGKVQMAGLGITNVDDPQAVTEATVFYIGSISKTFTTTVALKMSERGELDLEAPVRKYLPEFSVLDSEASEKAKVIDLFQHRTGWQGDYFEDPSSGEDALEKAVCAFRFLPQRTPYGEVWAYNNNNFIIAGRLIQVAGRAKSYEQKVKDELFLPLGMTHSSFFMADLMAERFAVGHAGVYDGTSEPQVSFMPFPRSVYPAGGILSNVSDLMKWMQFQFDGKDKDGSQLLSPKLLDMAHSPLVEGELSEHTGVTWFVEDVGGVRTVFHAGRSAGATAKMLFAPDKKFGIVVLTNSDRGIEVYDAVIALALKKYLDIEKIPLVAIAADRSSLEPFEGLWLGDNEDYKIYFDNDQLMAERLYKPMAGVQIYEKPPPISMSSAGEDMVIMTDGAFQGTVGQLRRDKSGKPALLSMQHRIFRRSTEEND
- a CDS encoding dipeptidase — encoded protein: MAPINVPQPRCWPGKIGIATTEKQQPTERNREMMTQEDFFDKQAQKAGTRNQQSSTNETNVGRREFVKTVGAGAIALGSGLGAGLGANRTFAQEASSSTYKPVTSNYMQVHKDLVIIDGTTNLRGLDKDVKYLDWYKEGRATAVVMTISAANMVAASNVRHKDDTLDGLGFIHRLLQTRDDLLLVRSTSDIEKAKYSGKLALFLQFQNAAVVENNLDLVNMYKALGIHVMGMAYNQRNQFANGVTEPVDGGLSVFGVKLIERLNEAKIIVDVAHTGTKSGLETVWRSKSPVVLSHSNSRNYRPSPRNAPDELITAVAKSGGLVGAIMYPPFVAAKPFPTMDDYVGNIDYLVQLVGIDHVGISSDYTYQISMTPAEQKAGWKMYIDSGVWTKEAYPYDVLAYPQGIETPRTLFNLTDALLGRGYKKEDIAKLWGGNWLRVMKAVIG